A genomic region of Candidatus Pseudomonas phytovorans contains the following coding sequences:
- the rimO gene encoding 30S ribosomal protein S12 methylthiotransferase RimO, with protein MSTTPATPKVGFVSLGCPKALVDSERILTQLRMEGYEVVPTYEDADVVVVNTCGFIDSAKAESLEVIGEAIKENGKVIVTGCMGVEEGSIRDVHPSVLSVTGPQQYEQVVNAVHEVVPPRQDHNPLIDLVPPQGVKLTPRHYAYLKISEGCNHSCSFCIIPSMRGKLVSRPVGEVLSEAERLVKAGVKEILVISQDTSAYGVDVKYKTDFWNGRPVKTRMLELCEALSSLGAWVRLHYVYPYPNVDDVIPLMAAGKILPYLDIPFQHASPKVLKSMKRPAFEDRTLARIKNWREQCPELVIRSTFIVGFPGETEEDFQYLLDWLTEAQLDRVGCFQYSPVEGAPANDLGLEDVPDDVKQARWDRFMAHQQAISTARLQLRIGKEIEVLIDEVEEQGSVGRSFFDAPEIDGSVFIDGDHGFKPGDKVRCRVVDADEYDMWAEPV; from the coding sequence ATGTCCACCACGCCCGCCACCCCCAAGGTAGGTTTCGTAAGCCTGGGTTGCCCAAAAGCCCTGGTCGATTCCGAGCGCATCCTTACTCAGTTGCGCATGGAAGGCTATGAAGTCGTGCCCACCTACGAGGACGCCGACGTGGTGGTGGTCAACACCTGCGGCTTCATCGACAGTGCCAAGGCCGAGTCGCTGGAAGTGATCGGCGAAGCGATCAAGGAAAACGGCAAGGTCATCGTCACCGGCTGCATGGGTGTCGAGGAAGGCAGTATCCGCGATGTGCACCCAAGCGTGCTGTCGGTGACCGGCCCACAGCAGTACGAGCAGGTGGTCAACGCCGTGCACGAAGTCGTGCCGCCACGCCAGGACCACAACCCGCTGATCGACCTGGTGCCGCCACAGGGCGTCAAGTTGACCCCGCGCCACTACGCCTACCTGAAGATTTCCGAGGGCTGCAACCACAGCTGCAGCTTCTGCATCATCCCGTCGATGCGTGGCAAGCTGGTCAGCCGCCCGGTGGGTGAAGTGCTGAGCGAGGCCGAGCGCCTGGTCAAGGCTGGCGTAAAGGAAATCCTGGTGATTTCCCAGGACACCAGCGCCTACGGCGTCGACGTCAAGTACAAGACCGACTTCTGGAACGGCCGCCCGGTCAAGACCCGCATGCTGGAGCTGTGTGAGGCCCTGAGCAGCCTGGGCGCCTGGGTCCGCCTGCACTATGTGTACCCATACCCGAACGTCGACGACGTGATCCCGCTGATGGCCGCCGGCAAGATCCTGCCGTACCTGGACATCCCGTTCCAGCACGCCAGCCCGAAAGTGCTCAAGTCGATGAAGCGCCCGGCCTTCGAAGACCGTACCCTGGCGCGCATCAAGAACTGGCGCGAGCAGTGCCCTGAGCTGGTGATCCGCTCCACCTTCATCGTCGGCTTCCCGGGCGAGACCGAGGAAGACTTCCAGTACCTGCTGGACTGGCTGACCGAGGCCCAACTGGACCGCGTGGGCTGCTTCCAGTACTCGCCGGTAGAAGGGGCCCCGGCCAACGACCTGGGCCTGGAAGACGTGCCGGACGACGTCAAGCAAGCGCGCTGGGACCGCTTCATGGCTCACCAGCAGGCCATCAGCACTGCCCGCCTGCAACTGCGCATCGGCAAGGAAATCGAAGTGCTGATCGATGAAGTGGAAGAGCAAGGCTCGGTAGGCCGCAGCTTCTTCGATGCCCCGGAAATCGACGGCAGCGTGTTCATCGATGGCGACCATGGCTTCAAGCCAGGCGACAAAGTACGTTGCCGTGTAGTGGATGCCGACGAATACGACATGTGGGCTGAGCCTGTGTAA
- a CDS encoding potassium transporter Kup, whose amino-acid sequence MVQASSHAEGGHAGKQGAARSVGLLVAAVGVVYGDIGTSPLYTLKEVFTGGYGVPVNHDGVLGILSLILWSLLWVVSFKYVMFILRADNQGEGGTMALTALARRATAAYPLLRTLMVICGLIGASLFYGDSMITPAVSVLSAVEGMGLAFDGIDHWVVPISLVVLVALFLVQKHGTEKIGKLFGPIMVTWFVVLGALGVHGISQSPEVLKAFNPGWAVNFFVVHPGMGVAILGAVVLALTGAEALYADMGHFGRKPIARAWFILVLPALVLNYFGQGALLLQNPEAARNPFYLLAPSWALLPLVGLATMATVIASQAVISGAFSLTRQAIQLGYIPRMQIQHTSSDEQGQIYIGAVNWTLMVGVVLLVIGFESSGALAAAYGVAVTGTMLMTTILVSAVMLLLWKWPPVLAVPILVGFLFVDGLFFAANVPKIVQGGAFPVLAGGVLFLLMSTWKRGKQILVERIDEGALPLPLFISSIRIQPPHRVEGTAVFLTARSDAVPHALLHNMLHNQVLHNQVVLLTVVSEDRPRVPEQERFEVEAYGDGFFRVLLHFGFMDEPDVPAALKLCHLDDLDFTPMRTTYFLSRETVIASRLEGMSRWRGNLFAFLLKNANGNLRFFNLPLNRVIELGTQVEI is encoded by the coding sequence ATGGTTCAGGCAAGCAGTCACGCCGAGGGCGGGCACGCGGGGAAGCAGGGGGCGGCGCGGTCGGTGGGCCTGCTCGTGGCGGCGGTCGGGGTGGTTTATGGCGATATCGGCACCAGCCCGCTGTATACCCTCAAGGAAGTCTTCACCGGCGGTTACGGGGTGCCGGTCAACCATGATGGCGTGTTGGGAATCCTGTCGCTGATCCTGTGGTCGCTGTTGTGGGTGGTGTCGTTCAAGTACGTGATGTTCATCCTGCGCGCCGACAACCAGGGCGAGGGCGGCACCATGGCGCTGACCGCGCTGGCGCGGCGAGCCACGGCCGCCTACCCACTGTTGCGTACGTTGATGGTGATCTGCGGCTTGATCGGCGCTTCGCTGTTCTACGGCGACAGTATGATCACCCCGGCGGTATCGGTGCTGTCGGCCGTGGAAGGCATGGGCCTGGCGTTTGACGGTATTGACCACTGGGTGGTGCCGATTTCGCTGGTGGTGCTGGTGGCGCTGTTCCTGGTGCAAAAGCACGGGACCGAGAAAATCGGCAAGCTGTTCGGCCCGATCATGGTCACCTGGTTCGTGGTGCTGGGCGCATTGGGCGTGCACGGCATCTCGCAGAGCCCGGAAGTGCTCAAGGCCTTCAACCCGGGCTGGGCGGTCAACTTCTTCGTGGTTCACCCGGGCATGGGCGTGGCCATCCTCGGCGCCGTGGTGCTGGCGCTGACCGGCGCCGAGGCCCTGTACGCTGACATGGGGCATTTTGGCCGCAAGCCGATCGCCCGGGCCTGGTTCATCCTGGTGCTGCCTGCGTTGGTGCTCAACTATTTTGGCCAGGGTGCACTGTTGCTGCAAAACCCGGAGGCGGCACGCAATCCCTTCTACCTGCTGGCGCCGAGCTGGGCGCTGCTGCCGTTGGTCGGGTTGGCGACAATGGCCACGGTGATCGCCTCGCAGGCGGTCATTTCCGGGGCCTTCTCCCTGACCCGTCAGGCCATCCAGCTGGGCTACATTCCGCGTATGCAGATCCAGCACACCTCCAGCGACGAGCAGGGGCAGATCTATATTGGTGCGGTGAACTGGACGCTGATGGTGGGCGTGGTGCTGCTGGTGATCGGCTTCGAGTCGTCCGGCGCACTGGCTGCGGCCTACGGCGTGGCGGTGACCGGCACCATGCTGATGACCACCATTCTGGTGTCGGCGGTGATGCTGCTGCTGTGGAAGTGGCCACCGGTGCTGGCCGTGCCGATCCTGGTGGGCTTCCTGTTTGTCGATGGACTGTTCTTCGCCGCCAACGTGCCGAAAATCGTCCAGGGCGGTGCCTTCCCGGTGTTGGCAGGTGGCGTGCTGTTCCTGCTGATGAGCACCTGGAAGCGCGGCAAGCAGATCCTGGTCGAACGCATCGACGAAGGTGCGCTGCCGTTACCGCTGTTCATCAGCAGTATCCGCATACAGCCGCCGCACCGGGTCGAAGGCACGGCGGTGTTCCTCACTGCCCGGTCCGATGCCGTGCCCCACGCGCTGTTGCACAACATGCTGCATAACCAGGTGCTGCACAACCAGGTGGTGTTGCTGACCGTGGTCAGCGAAGACCGGCCGCGGGTGCCGGAGCAGGAGCGCTTCGAGGTGGAGGCTTATGGCGACGGGTTCTTCCGCGTGCTGTTGCACTTTGGCTTCATGGACGAGCCGGACGTGCCGGCGGCATTGAAGCTGTGCCACCTGGACGATCTGGATTTCACCCCGATGCGTACCACCTACTTCCTCAGCCGTGAGACGGTGATCGCTTCACGGCTGGAAGGGATGTCGCGCTGGCGGGGTAACCTGTTCGCGTTCTTGCTGAAGAATGCCAACGGCAACCTGCGCTTCTTCAACCTGCCGCTGAACCGGGTAATCGAGCTGGGAACCCAGGTCGAGATCTGA
- a CDS encoding virulence factor family protein, translating to MTRRFWLYLLVPLLLAALGGALAFWLWTRPAPEAHLEQLSINDTSITRVTPGVHPKVRVAIGVPQDQALTDKQLLDLAQAGEAQLVQVILPPNDCSKQQQAMDQALTQLAEKPTLVAGIGPGAAQAWRWLASQNDDKARAISVDFTVEQLGCQAPLPKSAAHGHWNVAWNDNPDDASAAFVRDQANAETSISDYDIHLPQVLKAQLTQALVGHDGNALAIPVVEVPAGQTTDTITLFLSGDGGWRDLDRDVAGEMAKLGYPVVGIDTLRYYWQHKTPEQSAADLSELMQHYRQKWGTKRFVLAGYSFGADVLPAIYNRLPAEDQQRIDAVMLLAFARSGSFEIEVEGWLGKEGQEAPTGPEMAKLPASKVVCVYGIEETDESGCTEQTAVGERLKLPGGHHFDENYPALAKRLIGEIETRQGKSSVAEQN from the coding sequence ATGACCCGACGCTTTTGGCTGTACCTGCTGGTTCCCCTGTTGCTGGCCGCCCTGGGGGGTGCGCTGGCGTTCTGGCTGTGGACGCGCCCGGCCCCCGAGGCGCACCTGGAGCAATTGAGCATTAATGACACCAGCATTACCCGGGTTACCCCTGGCGTGCACCCCAAGGTCCGGGTAGCCATCGGCGTGCCTCAGGACCAGGCGCTGACCGACAAGCAACTGCTGGACCTTGCCCAGGCCGGCGAGGCGCAGCTGGTGCAGGTGATTCTGCCGCCCAATGACTGCAGCAAGCAGCAACAGGCCATGGACCAAGCCCTGACCCAGCTGGCGGAAAAGCCGACTCTGGTCGCTGGTATCGGTCCGGGTGCGGCCCAGGCCTGGCGCTGGCTGGCTAGCCAAAACGACGACAAGGCTCGGGCAATTTCCGTGGACTTCACCGTCGAGCAACTTGGCTGCCAGGCGCCGCTGCCAAAATCGGCTGCCCACGGCCACTGGAACGTCGCCTGGAACGACAACCCGGATGACGCCAGCGCCGCCTTCGTGCGTGACCAGGCGAACGCTGAAACCAGCATCAGCGACTACGACATCCACCTGCCACAAGTGCTCAAGGCGCAATTGACACAGGCCCTGGTCGGCCACGACGGCAATGCCCTGGCCATCCCGGTGGTAGAGGTACCCGCTGGGCAAACCACCGACACGATTACCTTGTTTCTCTCCGGTGATGGCGGCTGGCGCGACCTGGACCGCGATGTCGCCGGGGAAATGGCCAAGCTGGGCTATCCGGTGGTGGGCATCGACACGCTGCGCTACTACTGGCAACACAAAACCCCGGAGCAAAGCGCTGCAGACCTGTCCGAGCTGATGCAGCATTACCGGCAGAAGTGGGGCACCAAACGCTTTGTGCTCGCAGGTTACTCCTTCGGTGCCGACGTACTGCCGGCGATCTATAACCGCCTGCCTGCCGAGGACCAGCAGCGCATCGACGCGGTGATGCTGCTGGCCTTTGCCCGCAGCGGCAGCTTTGAGATCGAAGTCGAAGGCTGGCTGGGCAAGGAAGGCCAGGAAGCGCCAACCGGGCCGGAAATGGCCAAGCTGCCAGCGTCCAAGGTGGTGTGCGTGTATGGCATCGAGGAAACCGATGAAAGCGGTTGCACGGAGCAGACTGCCGTGGGCGAACGCCTGAAGCTGCCTGGGGGCCACCACTTTGATGAGAACTACCCGGCGCTGGCCAAGCGCTTGATCGGCGAGATCGAGACGCGCCAAGGCAAGTCGAGCGTAGCCGAACAGAACTGA
- the mprF gene encoding bifunctional lysylphosphatidylglycerol flippase/synthetase MprF: MTAHNPEPPVPLASALPGAVQRLPLLERLSRYRQPIGLAVTLVLFTMALIACRHLLSELDIYALHDAMLSVPAQSVLGALLATVIGFVILLGYEWSASRYAGVKLPARSLVLGGFSAFAIGNAIGLSMLSGGSVRYRLYARQGLGAGEVARMTVFASLSLGCALPPLAALATLSDLPAASTALGLAPGLLAGIAAAVLVASALLVFGLYRRRLAEQPLANNLLVQLGRRTLRLPGARLAALQLLITALDVAAAATVLYLLLPEAPPFGAFVLVYLLALAAGVLSHVPGGVGVFEAILLAAFADQLGAAPLAAALLLYRLIYVVLPLLLACVLLLANEARRLLFAQQAIKAASGMAAPVLSILVFLSGVVLLFSGVTPEIDTRLEHMGFLVPHRLIDASHFGASLIGVLCLLLAQGLRRRLSAAWLLTTVLLLVGAVLSLLKGFDWEEACLLTSTAALLALFRRSFYRPSRLLELPFSPVFLVASACTVGASVWLLLFAYQDVPYSHQLWWQFTLDADAPRGLRAAMGSALLLAALALTWLLRTAPPVIHLPDEAELQRANRILLASDQPDGGLALTGDKALLFHPRDNAFLMYARRGRSLVALYDPIGPAQERAEMIWQFRDLCDLHHARPVFYQVRAENLPFYMDIGLTALKLGEEARVDLRRFDLEAKGKEMKDLRYTWNRGGRDGLSLEIHEPGHAPLAELKEISDAWLGVKNVREKGFSLGRFSPEYLQHFRIALIRFQGRPVAFANLLETHSNELASLDLMRAHPEAPKLTMEFMMIGLILHYKGHDYSRFSLGMVPLSGLQPRRGAPLTQRLGSMVFRRGEQLYNFQGLRRFKDKFQPDWEPRYMAVPAGLDPLVALADTAALIAGGLTGLVKR; encoded by the coding sequence ATGACTGCACACAACCCCGAACCTCCGGTGCCATTGGCTTCGGCGCTACCTGGTGCCGTGCAGCGTCTGCCTTTGCTCGAACGCCTGAGCCGCTACCGCCAGCCCATCGGCCTGGCGGTGACCCTGGTGTTGTTCACCATGGCCTTGATTGCCTGCCGCCACCTGCTGAGCGAGCTGGACATCTATGCCTTGCACGATGCCATGCTCAGCGTGCCGGCCCAGTCGGTGCTGGGCGCTTTGCTGGCGACTGTGATCGGTTTCGTGATCCTGCTGGGTTACGAGTGGTCGGCCAGCCGCTATGCCGGCGTGAAACTGCCGGCACGTAGCCTGGTGCTGGGTGGTTTCAGCGCTTTTGCCATCGGCAACGCCATCGGCCTGTCGATGCTTTCGGGCGGCTCGGTACGCTACCGCCTGTATGCACGTCAGGGGCTGGGTGCTGGTGAAGTGGCACGGATGACAGTGTTTGCCAGCCTGTCGCTGGGCTGCGCGCTGCCGCCCCTGGCCGCCTTGGCAACCTTGAGCGATCTGCCGGCAGCCTCGACCGCACTGGGGTTGGCACCTGGCCTGCTGGCAGGTATTGCCGCCGCCGTGCTGGTGGCATCCGCCCTGCTGGTGTTCGGCTTGTACCGTCGGCGCCTGGCCGAACAGCCGCTGGCCAACAACCTGCTGGTGCAACTGGGCCGCCGCACACTGCGCCTGCCGGGCGCGCGGCTGGCCGCCCTGCAATTGCTGATTACCGCGCTGGATGTGGCAGCAGCCGCCACCGTGCTGTACCTGCTGCTGCCCGAAGCACCACCCTTCGGCGCCTTTGTGCTGGTTTACCTGCTGGCCCTGGCCGCAGGCGTGCTCAGCCACGTGCCGGGCGGCGTCGGTGTGTTCGAAGCCATCCTGCTGGCGGCCTTTGCCGACCAGCTCGGTGCCGCGCCGCTGGCAGCCGCCCTGCTGCTGTACCGGCTGATCTACGTGGTGCTGCCACTGCTGCTGGCCTGCGTGTTGCTGCTGGCCAATGAAGCCCGGCGCCTGCTGTTCGCACAGCAGGCCATCAAGGCCGCCTCCGGGATGGCCGCACCAGTGCTGTCGATACTGGTATTCCTGTCTGGGGTGGTGCTGCTGTTTTCGGGTGTAACCCCCGAGATCGACACGCGTCTGGAGCACATGGGTTTTCTGGTGCCGCACCGGTTGATCGACGCCTCGCACTTTGGCGCCAGCCTGATCGGCGTGCTGTGCCTGCTGCTGGCCCAGGGCCTGCGCCGACGCCTGTCCGCCGCCTGGCTGCTGACCACCGTGCTGTTGCTGGTGGGCGCCGTGCTGTCGCTACTCAAGGGCTTTGACTGGGAAGAGGCTTGCCTGCTGACGTCCACTGCCGCCCTGCTGGCGCTGTTCCGTCGCTCGTTCTACCGCCCCAGCCGCCTGCTGGAGCTGCCGTTTTCGCCGGTATTCCTGGTGGCAAGCGCCTGCACAGTCGGCGCATCGGTGTGGCTGCTGCTGTTCGCCTACCAGGATGTGCCCTACAGCCATCAGTTGTGGTGGCAGTTCACCCTCGATGCCGATGCCCCACGCGGCCTGCGCGCCGCCATGGGCAGCGCCTTGCTGCTGGCTGCCTTGGCGCTGACCTGGTTGCTGCGCACCGCGCCGCCGGTTATCCACCTGCCCGACGAGGCAGAACTGCAGCGCGCCAACCGTATTCTGCTGGCTTCCGACCAGCCTGACGGCGGCCTGGCCCTGACCGGCGACAAGGCGCTGCTGTTCCACCCGCGCGACAATGCCTTCCTTATGTACGCCCGTCGCGGCCGCAGCCTGGTGGCCCTGTACGACCCGATCGGCCCGGCCCAGGAGCGCGCCGAAATGATCTGGCAGTTCCGTGACCTGTGCGACCTGCACCACGCCCGACCGGTGTTCTACCAGGTGCGCGCCGAAAACCTGCCGTTCTATATGGACATTGGCCTGACCGCACTCAAGCTGGGCGAAGAAGCCCGTGTCGACTTGCGCCGTTTCGACCTCGAAGCCAAGGGCAAGGAAATGAAAGACCTGCGCTACACCTGGAACCGCGGTGGCCGCGACGGCCTTAGCCTGGAAATCCACGAACCCGGCCACGCACCGCTGGCAGAGCTGAAGGAAATTTCCGATGCCTGGCTAGGGGTCAAGAACGTGCGCGAGAAAGGATTCTCGCTGGGGCGCTTCAGCCCGGAATACCTGCAGCACTTCCGCATTGCCCTGATTCGCTTCCAGGGCCGGCCAGTGGCCTTTGCCAACCTGCTGGAAACCCACAGCAACGAACTGGCCAGCCTCGACCTGATGCGTGCGCACCCCGAAGCGCCGAAGCTGACCATGGAGTTCATGATGATCGGTTTGATCCTGCACTACAAAGGCCATGACTATTCGCGCTTCAGCCTGGGCATGGTGCCGCTTTCCGGCCTTCAGCCGCGGCGTGGCGCGCCCTTGACCCAGCGCCTGGGCTCGATGGTGTTCCGCCGTGGCGAACAGCTTTACAACTTCCAGGGGCTTCGACGCTTCAAGGACAAATTCCAACCGGATTGGGAACCCCGCTACATGGCCGTGCCGGCCGGGCTCGACCCGCTGGTGGCTCTGGCCGATACTGCCGCCCTGATTGCAGGCGGCCTGACTGGATTGGTGAAACGTTGA
- the dinB gene encoding DNA polymerase IV encodes MRKIIHVDCDCFYAAIEMRDDPRLAGRPMAVGGSPEHRGVIATCNYEARAYGVRSAMSSRHALKLCPDLLIVKPRFEAYREASREIHAIFRDYTELIEPLSLDEAYLDVSDSQWYSGSATRIAEDIRRRVARTLHITVSAGVAPNKFLAKIASDWRKPNGLFVITPGEVEAFVSALPVARLHGVGKVTADKLTRLGIETCLDLREWQRLALVREFGSFGERLWGLARGIDERAVHNDSRRQSVSVENTYDTDLPDLASCLARLPELLDSLNERIARMDSSYRPDKPFVKVKFHDFSQTTMEQAGAGRDLESYRQLLGQAFARGGKPVRLLGVGVRLRDLRGAHEQLELFPPK; translated from the coding sequence TTGCGCAAGATCATCCATGTCGACTGCGATTGCTTCTACGCCGCGATCGAGATGCGTGACGACCCGCGCCTGGCCGGGCGGCCCATGGCGGTTGGGGGCTCGCCCGAGCACCGTGGGGTGATCGCCACCTGCAACTATGAAGCGCGTGCCTATGGTGTGCGCTCGGCCATGTCGTCACGCCATGCGCTGAAGCTGTGCCCTGACCTGTTGATCGTCAAACCGCGCTTCGAGGCCTACCGTGAGGCCTCGCGGGAAATCCATGCGATCTTCCGCGACTACACCGAGCTGATCGAGCCTTTGTCGCTGGATGAAGCCTATCTGGATGTGAGCGACAGCCAGTGGTATTCGGGCAGTGCCACGCGCATCGCTGAAGATATCCGCCGGCGTGTCGCCCGCACTTTGCATATCACCGTGTCGGCAGGCGTGGCGCCGAACAAGTTTCTGGCCAAGATCGCCAGTGACTGGCGCAAGCCCAATGGGCTGTTCGTGATTACCCCGGGCGAGGTGGAGGCCTTTGTCTCGGCCTTGCCAGTGGCCAGGTTGCATGGGGTGGGCAAGGTAACTGCAGATAAACTGACGCGGCTGGGTATTGAAACCTGCCTTGACCTGCGTGAATGGCAGCGCCTGGCCTTGGTGCGGGAGTTCGGCAGCTTTGGCGAGCGTTTGTGGGGGCTGGCGCGGGGTATTGATGAGCGCGCAGTACATAATGACAGCCGCAGGCAATCGGTCAGCGTGGAAAACACCTACGACACCGACCTGCCAGACCTGGCCAGCTGCCTGGCGCGGTTGCCCGAGCTGCTGGATAGCCTGAACGAGCGCATCGCGCGCATGGACAGCAGTTATCGGCCGGACAAGCCGTTCGTCAAGGTCAAGTTCCATGACTTCAGCCAGACCACTATGGAGCAGGCAGGGGCCGGGCGGGACCTTGAAAGTTATCGACAGCTACTGGGCCAGGCGTTCGCCCGCGGTGGCAAGCCGGTGCGCTTGCTGGGGGTAGGGGTAAGGTTGCGCGATTTGCGCGGGGCGCATGAGCAGCTGGAGCTGTTTCCACCGAAATGA
- a CDS encoding proline--tRNA ligase, which produces MRTSQYLLATQKETPADAVVISHQLMLRAGMIRKLASGLYTWLPMGLRVMRKVEAVVREEMNAAGALEVLMPSIQPAELWQESGRWEQYGPELLRLKDRHQRDFCVGPTHEEVITDLARNELSSYKQLPLNMYQIQTKFRDEIRPRFGLMRGREFIMKDAYSFHADQASLQETYDRMHQAYSNVFTRLGLDFRPVQADTGSIGGSYSHEFHVLASSGEDDVIFSDSSDYAANIEKAEAIPRETVRPAPTEQLRLVDTPEAKTIAQLVENHGLAIEKTVKTLIVRGAEEGKLIALIVRGDHELNEIKATKLEQVADPLVMATEAELRDAIGAGAGSLGPLNLPLEIIIDRSVALMSDFGIGANIDDKHYFGVNWERDLPVPQVADLRNVVEGDPSPDGQGTLVIKRGIEVGHIFQLGTKYSEALKCQVLGENGKPVVLSMGCYGIGVSRVVAAAIEQSYDDKGIIWNDALAPFQIALVPLRYETEVVREATDKLYAELTAAGFEVLLDDRDKKTSPGIKFADMELIGIPHRIVVSDRGLADGNIEYKHRTEQDAQPMPVNDVLTFLQARVRR; this is translated from the coding sequence ATGCGCACCAGTCAATATTTGCTCGCCACCCAGAAAGAAACCCCTGCCGACGCAGTGGTCATCAGCCATCAGCTCATGCTGCGTGCCGGCATGATCCGCAAACTGGCCTCCGGCCTGTACACCTGGCTGCCGATGGGCCTGCGGGTAATGCGCAAGGTCGAGGCCGTGGTGCGTGAGGAAATGAACGCCGCCGGCGCTCTGGAAGTGCTGATGCCAAGCATCCAGCCTGCCGAGCTGTGGCAGGAATCCGGCCGCTGGGAACAATACGGCCCAGAACTGCTGCGCCTGAAGGATCGCCACCAGCGCGACTTCTGCGTTGGCCCGACCCACGAAGAAGTCATCACTGACCTGGCCCGCAACGAGCTGTCCAGCTATAAACAGCTGCCGCTCAACATGTACCAGATCCAGACCAAGTTCCGTGACGAGATCCGCCCACGCTTCGGCCTGATGCGCGGCCGCGAATTCATCATGAAGGACGCCTACTCGTTCCATGCCGACCAGGCTTCCCTGCAGGAAACCTACGACCGCATGCACCAGGCGTACAGCAACGTCTTCACCCGCCTGGGCCTGGACTTCCGCCCAGTGCAGGCCGACACCGGCTCGATCGGTGGCAGCTACTCGCACGAATTCCACGTACTGGCGTCGTCCGGCGAAGACGACGTGATCTTCAGCGACAGCTCCGACTACGCCGCCAACATCGAGAAGGCCGAGGCTATCCCGCGTGAAACCGTGCGCCCTGCCCCTACTGAGCAGCTGCGCCTGGTCGACACACCAGAGGCCAAGACCATTGCGCAACTGGTCGAAAACCATGGCCTGGCGATCGAGAAGACCGTCAAGACCCTGATCGTGCGCGGCGCCGAAGAAGGCAAGCTGATTGCCCTGATCGTTCGCGGCGACCACGAGCTGAACGAAATCAAGGCCACCAAGCTGGAGCAGGTTGCCGATCCACTGGTCATGGCCACTGAAGCCGAACTGCGCGACGCCATCGGCGCTGGCGCCGGCTCGCTCGGCCCGCTCAACCTGCCGCTGGAAATCATCATCGACCGCTCGGTCGCCCTGATGAGCGATTTCGGCATCGGCGCCAACATCGACGACAAGCACTACTTTGGCGTGAACTGGGAGCGTGACCTGCCGGTTCCACAGGTTGCCGACCTGCGTAACGTGGTCGAAGGCGACCCAAGCCCGGACGGCCAGGGCACCCTGGTGATCAAGCGCGGTATCGAAGTGGGCCACATCTTCCAGTTGGGCACCAAGTACAGCGAGGCGCTGAAGTGCCAGGTACTGGGCGAGAATGGCAAGCCGGTCGTGCTGTCGATGGGCTGCTACGGCATCGGTGTGTCCCGCGTGGTCGCAGCTGCCATCGAGCAGAGCTATGACGACAAGGGCATCATCTGGAACGACGCCCTGGCCCCGTTCCAGATCGCCCTGGTACCGCTGCGCTACGAAACCGAGGTGGTCCGCGAGGCAACTGACAAGCTGTACGCCGAACTGACCGCCGCCGGCTTCGAGGTGCTGCTGGACGACCGCGACAAGAAGACCAGCCCAGGCATCAAGTTTGCCGACATGGAGCTGATCGGCATCCCGCACCGCATCGTTGTAAGCGATCGCGGCCTGGCCGATGGCAACATTGAGTACAAACACCGCACCGAGCAGGACGCTCAGCCAATGCCCGTCAATGACGTGCTGACCTTCCTGCAGGCCCGCGTTCGCCGCTGA